The Anaerolineales bacterium region CGCAGCCGGCCGCTGGGCGAGATCGTGGCCGAGATCCGCTCGCTGGCGGCGCAGGGCGTGAAGGAAGTGACCCTGCTAGGCCAGATCGTCGACCGCTATGGCAAAGACGTGCCAGACGGCCCCAACCTGCCCGCCCTGCTGCGCCACGTGAGCGAAGTGGATGGCATTGAGCGCATCCGCTTCCTGACCTCGCATCCCAACTGGATGACCGACGAGCTACTGGAGACGGTGGCCGCCCTGCCCAAAGTGATGCCACATATTGAAGTGCCGGTGCAAGCCGGTGATGACGAAGTGCTGGCCAACATGAAGCGCGGCTACACGGTTGCGGAGTACCGCGCACTGGTGGAGCGTATTCGCCGCATCATTCCGCACGTATCGATCGCTACTGACATCATCGTCGGCTTCCCCGGCGAGAGCGAGGCGCAGTTCGAAGGTACGCGCCAACTGCTGGCCGAGCTCAAGCTGGATGTGGCCCACCTGGCGCGCTATTCGACCCGCGAGGGTACGGTGGCCGCCCGCCGCATGGTGGACGATGTGCCCGAGGACGAGAAGATGCGCCGCCTCAAAGTGCTTGACCGCCAGCAGGAAGCCATCCTGAGCGAGATCAACGCCCGTTACATGGGCGAGACTGTGACAGTATTGTTTGAGGAAGAAGTGCGCGGCCGTTGGAAGGGGCGCACGGAAACGAATAAGCTGGTCTTCGTGCAGAGTGATGCCAGCCTGCGCGGCCAGGTGTTGCCGGTGCAGATCACCTGGACCGGCCCATGGTCAATGCAGGGCCGCTTGCTGCCCAGCCCGGCTAGCGCTCCTATTTTGCTGGAGACGATAGCCATCTCCGGCTAGTTTGCAATAAAAAAAAAGACTGCGCCAATGGCGCAGTCTTTTACTTTAAGCGCAAACGGGCGCCTCGCCGCGCCCGTTTGCGATCTCAAGGGAGGAGAGAAGTGCAGAGATCACTTGCTCCTACTTCAGCAGACGCAAGCGTAGCCGCAATCCTTACCTGCCTAACCAAACAAGTTTGTTAGCCTGTCGTGGCCGCCGAAGCCGCCTCCGCGGCCTGGGTGCGCGGGTGGCCTTTTTCCACGCTCATCACCGGGCGCATGAAGAAGCCTGCCGCGCCGATCAGCACACACACCAGGCCGCCGGCCATGTACCAGGTCTGCACGCCAAACTGATCAGACAAGGGACCGGAAAGCACCAAGCTGATCGGTGAGGCGGCGGTGGCAAAACTGCCGATGAGGGTGAAGACGCGGCCCTGCATGTTGGGGTCCACCGCGGTCTGGAAGATAGCGCCCAGCGAGCCATTGGTGACCGGTACAGCGATGCCCACGCCGAACATGCCGGCAACCGCCAGCAGGAAGGCGTTGGGCGGCACCACGCCGACCACGAAGGAGAACAGGCCAATGCCAATGATCCCCACCAGCACGGTGGCCACCTGGCGCTTAAAGCCACCCCAGGCGCCGAGGACCAAGCCGCCGGCGATCACGCCAACGCTGAACACGGCATCGAACAGCGCCAGGTCCTTCACCCCGCCTTCGAAGTATTGTGTGATCAGCAGCGGGGTCAATGCGCCGGCCGGGGTGAGCATGAAGTTGATGGCGGTGGCCATCAGCAAAATGATCATCAGGCCCTTCCATTCAAAGACGTAACGGAAGCCGGCACGAAAATCCTGCCAGAAGCTGGTCGGCTCGGCGCCGGCGGGCGGCGCGGGCGGCTGCGGCACCTGGAAGAAGAACAACGGCGTCACAGCCAGCAAGGCGGTGACCACATCCACGGCCAGCACGCCCTGCATCGGCAGCAGCTCCAGCAGCAAGGCGCCCAGCGGGGCGGCGATGATGTTGAGGCCGCCGCCCAACATCTGGTTGACGCCCTGGATGCGGGCGAGATGGCGCTTGGGCACCATCAGCGAGGTGGAAGCGGCCATGGCCGGGCCATGGAAACTGCCGCCCAGCGAGCGCAGGAACATGA contains the following coding sequences:
- a CDS encoding MFS transporter; amino-acid sequence: MTEQADPLEQQNWQRRFFTIWTGQAFSILGSQLVQFALVWYLTRETGSAVVLTTATLVALLPSIFLGPLAGSFVDRGNRRRIMMIADSCIALLTLTLAILFALDLVQIWHIYVLMFLRSLGGSFHGPAMAASTSLMVPKRHLARIQGVNQMLGGGLNIIAAPLGALLLELLPMQGVLAVDVVTALLAVTPLFFFQVPQPPAPPAGAEPTSFWQDFRAGFRYVFEWKGLMIILLMATAINFMLTPAGALTPLLITQYFEGGVKDLALFDAVFSVGVIAGGLVLGAWGGFKRQVATVLVGIIGIGLFSFVVGVVPPNAFLLAVAGMFGVGIAVPVTNGSLGAIFQTAVDPNMQGRVFTLIGSFATAASPISLVLSGPLSDQFGVQTWYMAGGLVCVLIGAAGFFMRPVMSVEKGHPRTQAAEAASAATTG
- the miaB gene encoding tRNA (N6-isopentenyl adenosine(37)-C2)-methylthiotransferase MiaB; the protein is MKYHIWTEGCQMNVADSQRVASALERLGYQATPVIEDAQVIVLNTCVVRQSAEDKAMGRVTSLKPLKQAKPDVTINLMGCMVGVKGQDKLREALPFVDVFSPPSDPGPLVAHLTQDDSRYIELQDTQQRFDAMDDESLILPAEERGNLVSAHVPVVYGCSHACTFCIIPYRRGVERSRPLGEIVAEIRSLAAQGVKEVTLLGQIVDRYGKDVPDGPNLPALLRHVSEVDGIERIRFLTSHPNWMTDELLETVAALPKVMPHIEVPVQAGDDEVLANMKRGYTVAEYRALVERIRRIIPHVSIATDIIVGFPGESEAQFEGTRQLLAELKLDVAHLARYSTREGTVAARRMVDDVPEDEKMRRLKVLDRQQEAILSEINARYMGETVTVLFEEEVRGRWKGRTETNKLVFVQSDASLRGQVLPVQITWTGPWSMQGRLLPSPASAPILLETIAISG